Proteins encoded together in one Microbacterium sp. ABRD28 window:
- the atpD gene encoding F0F1 ATP synthase subunit beta, whose translation MSLTAEKTDATTAAAPAVGRVARVTGPVVDIEFPHDAIPDIYNALKTTIVIGDSSSEITLEVAQHLGDDLVRAIALKPTDGIVRGQEVRDTGEQITVPVGDVTKGRVFNVTGEVLNGAPGETIEITERWPIHRQAPNFDQLESKTQMFETGIKVIDLLTPYVLGGKIGLFGGAGVGKTVLIQEMIQRVAQDHGGVSVFAGVGERTREGNDLIGEMEEAGVFDKTALVFGQMDEPPGTRLRVALSALTMAEYFRDVQKQDVLLFIDNIFRFTQAGSEVSTLLGRMPSAVGYQPNLADEMGVLQERITSTRGHSITSLQAIYVPADDYTDPAPATTFAHLDATTELSREIASKGLYPAVDPLTSTSRILDPRYIGEDHYRVATAVKQILQKNKELQEIIAILGVDELSEEDKVVVARARRIQQFLSQNTYMAKKFTGVEGSTVPIKETIESFDAIVKGDFDHVAEQAFFNVGGISDVEEAWARIQKENG comes from the coding sequence ATGAGCCTCACCGCTGAGAAGACGGATGCCACGACGGCCGCAGCGCCCGCCGTCGGCCGGGTCGCCCGCGTCACCGGTCCGGTCGTCGACATCGAGTTCCCCCACGATGCGATTCCCGACATCTACAACGCGCTGAAGACGACCATCGTCATCGGCGATTCGTCGTCCGAGATCACCCTCGAGGTCGCCCAGCACCTCGGTGACGACCTCGTGCGCGCCATCGCCCTCAAGCCCACCGACGGCATCGTCCGCGGCCAGGAGGTGCGCGACACCGGCGAGCAGATCACCGTGCCCGTCGGCGACGTCACCAAGGGCCGCGTGTTCAACGTCACCGGCGAGGTGCTCAACGGCGCCCCGGGCGAGACCATCGAGATCACCGAGCGCTGGCCGATCCACCGTCAGGCGCCGAACTTCGACCAGCTGGAGTCCAAGACCCAGATGTTCGAGACCGGCATCAAGGTCATCGACCTCCTCACCCCGTACGTGCTCGGTGGGAAGATCGGTCTCTTCGGTGGTGCGGGCGTCGGCAAGACCGTCCTCATCCAGGAGATGATCCAGCGTGTCGCGCAAGACCACGGTGGTGTGTCGGTGTTCGCCGGCGTGGGTGAGCGCACCCGCGAGGGCAATGACCTCATCGGCGAGATGGAGGAGGCGGGTGTCTTCGACAAGACCGCCCTCGTCTTCGGCCAGATGGACGAGCCGCCGGGCACGCGACTTCGTGTGGCCCTGTCGGCGCTGACGATGGCGGAGTACTTCCGCGATGTGCAGAAGCAGGACGTGCTGCTGTTCATCGACAACATCTTCCGCTTCACGCAGGCCGGCTCCGAGGTCTCGACGCTGCTCGGCCGCATGCCGTCCGCGGTGGGGTACCAGCCGAACCTGGCCGACGAGATGGGTGTGCTCCAGGAGCGCATCACCTCGACGCGTGGTCACTCGATCACCTCCCTCCAGGCGATCTACGTCCCCGCCGACGACTACACCGACCCGGCGCCGGCGACCACCTTCGCCCACCTCGACGCCACCACCGAGCTCTCGCGCGAGATCGCGTCGAAGGGTCTGTACCCCGCGGTCGACCCGCTGACCTCGACCAGCCGCATCCTCGACCCGCGTTACATCGGTGAGGACCACTACCGCGTCGCGACCGCCGTGAAGCAGATCCTGCAGAAGAACAAGGAACTGCAGGAGATCATCGCGATCCTCGGTGTCGACGAGCTCTCCGAAGAGGACAAGGTCGTCGTCGCCCGCGCGCGTCGCATCCAGCAGTTCCTCTCGCAGAACACGTACATGGCGAAGAAGTTCACCGGTGTCGAGGGCTCCACGGTCCCGATCAAGGAGACCATCGAGTCGTTCGACGCCATCGTCAAGGGTGACTTCGACC